A window of the Brassica oleracea var. oleracea cultivar TO1000 chromosome C1, BOL, whole genome shotgun sequence genome harbors these coding sequences:
- the LOC106306653 gene encoding cysteine-rich receptor-like protein kinase 24: MINLLVSFWFVLISSTAYANTCLNRSGFFAPDGTYDLNRRVMLSTLPSNVTANDGFYTTSTGQDPNRLYGLGMCVPGIEAGSCSDCIMAASNGLVQNCTTQTEAIDWRMYRNTLCLVRYSNRSFYGSLDMEIIRHDYNTRDYQPNGTDFDMTWEALMVGVIEDVSSTNYAAGRRTLESSNTNIYGFMQCSRDISPQNCTRCLQQNVIDYRSCCRGRQGGTVSRPSCFLRWEIFAFLGLPENIPPPERDEKSISTGAIVAIVIVPIILLALGFGIWRKRKSYKAFTTENGYFSAAKRLTKTYNTAPPDNAGDDISTSGSLQFDFKAIEAATSNFHNINKLGHGGFGEVYKGTFPNGTEIAVKRLSKTSGQGEREFKNEVLLVAKLQHRNLVRLLGFCVQGEERILVYEFLPNKSLNYFLFGDSTKRSQLDWTRRYKIIEGITRGILYLHQDSRLTIIHRDLKASNILLDADMNPKIADFGMARNFRMDQTEDNTGRVVGTFGYMPPEYVANGQFSTKSDVYSFGVLILEIIGGKKNSSFHEIDGSTGNLVTYVWRLWNNDSLLELVDPVIGDNYDKYEVIRCVHIGLLCVQENPTDRPSMFTIFKMLTNTSITLPVPQPPGFFFRVRSEDLPLAESFQPGPSTSMSIACSVNDVSITCVSPR; the protein is encoded by the exons ATGATCAACTTATTAGTATCCTTCTGGTTTGTGCTCATAAGCAGCACTGCCTACGCAAATACTTGTCTTAACAGATCTGGTTTCTTCGCACCCGATGGTACTTACGACTTAAACCGCCGAGTCATGCTCTCTACTCTTCCTTCTAACGTCACAGCTAATGATGGCTTCTATACCACGTCGACCGGACAAGATCCCAACAGATTATACGGTTTAGGGATGTGTGTCCCAGGTATTGAAGCAGGATCTTGTTCTGATTGTATCATGGCTGCCTCTAATGGGTTGGTACAGAATTGTACTACTCAGACAGAAGCTATAGACTGGAGGATGTATAGAAATACACTTTGTCTTGTACGCTACTCAAACCGCTCGTTTTACGGATCGCTCGATATGGAAATTATACGACATGACTACAATACCAGAGATTATCAACCTAACGGGACGGATTTCGATATGACATGGGAAGCTTTGATGGTTGGTGTGATAGAAGATGTTTCTTCTACGAACTACGCGGCTGGAAGACGAACGCTTGAATCTTCCAACACCAACATTTACGGTTTTATGCAATGCAGTAGAGACATATCTCCTCAAAACTGCACCCGGTGTCTACAACAAAATGTGATTGATTATAGGTCATGTTGCCGTGGGAGACAAGGAGGTACTGTTTCGAGGCCGAGCTGTTTCCTTCGATGGGAGATTTTTGCCTTCTTGGGACTTCCCGAAAACATTCCTCCTCCTGAAAGGG ATGAGAAAAGTATTTCTACAGGAGCTATTGTGGCAATTGTAATTGTTCCTATCATATTGCTTGCTCTAGGATTTGGAATTTGGAGGAAGAGAAAATCGTATAAAGCATTTACAACTGAAA ACGGTTATTTCTCTGCTGCAAAGAGATTAACAAAGACTTACAATACTGCACCGCCAGATAATG CTGGGGATGATATTTCAACTTCAGGTTCACTTCAATTCGATTTTAAAGCTATCGAGGCTGCAACAAGTAATTTTCACAACATTAACAAGCTTGGTCATGGTGGATTTGGAGAAGTTTACAAG GGAACGTTTCCGAATGGAACAGAGATTGCTGTGAAGAGACTATCTAAAACTTCAGGACAAGGTGAAAGAGAATTCAAGAACGAGGTGCTTCTTGTAGCTAAACTTCAACATAGAAATCTTGTTAGGCTTCTTGGGTTTTGTGTCCAAGGAGAGGAAAGGATATTAGTCTACGAGTTTTTGCCCAACAAGAGTCTTAACTACTTCCTCTTTGGTG ATTCAACAAAGAGGAGCCAATTAGATTGGACAAGACGATACAAGATCATTGAAGGGATCACTCGAGGAATTTTGTATCTTCATCAAGATTCACGGCTTACAATCATACACCGTGATCTCAAGGCCAGCAATATTTTATTAGATGCAGATATGAACCCAAAAATTGCGGATTTTGGTATGGCTAGGAATTTCAGAATGGACCAAACGGAAGATAACACAGGAAGAGTAGTTGGAACATT CGGTTACATGCCGCCGGAATATGTTGCGAATGGGCAGTTCTCGACTAAGTCTGATGTGTATAGTTTTGGAGTATTGATTCTGGAGATTATTGGTGGAAAAAAGAATAGTAGCTTCCACGAGATAGATGGTTCAACAGGCAACTTGGTTACATAT GTATGGAGGCTTTGGAACAATGATTCATTGTTGGAACTCGTAGATCCGGTCATAGGAGATAACTATGATAAGTATGAAGTCATCAGATGCGTCCATATTGGGTTATTATGTGTTCAAGAAAATCCAACAGATCGTCCAAGCATGTTCACAATATTTAAGATGCTCACTAATACTTCAATTACACTGCCTGTGCCCCAACCTCCTGGGTTTTTCTTCAGAGTCAGATCAGAGGATCTCCCATTAGCTGAGAGCTTTCAGCCTGGTCCGTCCACTAGCATGTCCATTGCTTGTTCTGTAAATGATGTATCGATCACGTGTGTTAGTCCTCGTTGA
- the LOC106306598 gene encoding cysteine-rich receptor-like protein kinase 24 — protein MINLLVSFWFVLISSVYANTCFNRSGFFALNGAYDLNRQAMLSSLPSNVTANDGFYTTSTGQDSNRVYGLGMCFPGTEARSCSDCITAASNGLVKNCTNQIDALDWRMYGTRLCLVHYSNRSFYGSLDMEIIRSDNYTRDVQANMTDLELTWEALMIGLIDQASSLYYAARTQKLQSSISHVYGVVQCSRDISLENCTRCLQQNVIEYRSCCRGREGGIFSRPSCFIRWEVYPFLALLDNMPPLEKDGKGISTGTIVAIVLVPILLVALGFAIWKRRKSHKAFTTANGYFSAAMRLKKTYDTEPLDNAGDDISTSGSLQFDFKAIEAATSNFHNINKLGHGGFGEVYKGTFPNGTEIAVKRLSKTSGQGEREFKNEVLLVAKLQHRNLVRLLGFCVQGEERILVYEFLPNKSLNYFLFGDSTKRSQLDWTRRYKIIGGITRGILYLHQDSRLTIIHRDLKASNILLDADMNPKIADFGMARNFRMDQTEDNTGRVVGTFGYMPPEYVANGQFSTKSDVYSFGVLILEIIGGKKNSSFHEIDGSTGNLVTYVWRLWNNDSLLEFVDPVIGVNYDKYEFIRCVHIGLLCVQENPTDRPSMVTIFQMLTNTSITLPVPQPPGFFFRVRSENIPLAESFQPGPSTSMSIACSVNDATITCVSPR, from the exons ATGATCAACTTATTAGTATCCTTCTGGTTTGTGCTCATAAGCTCTGTCTACGCAAATACTTGCTTTAACAGATCTGGTTTCTTCGCATTGAATGGTGCGTACGACTTAAACCGACAAGCCATGCTCTCTTCCCTTCCTTCTAACGTCACAGCTAATGATGGCTTCTATACCACGTCGACGGGACAAGATTCCAACAGAGTATACGGTTTAGGGATGTGTTTCCCAGGTACTGAGGCACGATCTTGTTCTGATTGTATCACGGCTGCGTCTAATGGGTTGGTAAAGAACTGTACCAACCAGATAGATGCTCTAGACTGGAGGATGTATGGAACTAGACTTTGTCTTGTGCACTACTCAAACCGCTCGTTTTACGGATCGCTCGATATGGAAATTATACGGAGTGATAATTATACTAGAGATGTTCAGGCTAACATGACGGATCTAGAGCTTACATGGGAGGCTTTGATGATTGGTTTGATAGATCAAGCTTCCTCTTTGTACTACGCAGCGAGAACGCAGAAGCTTCAGTCGTCTATCTCCCACGTTTACGGTGTTGTGCAGTGCAGTAGAGACATATCTCTTGAAAACTGCACCCGGTGTCTACAACAAAACGTGATTGAGTATAGGTCTTGTTGCCGTGGGAGAGAAGGAGGCATTTTTTCTAGGCCGAGCTGTTTCATTCGGTGGGAGGTTTATCCGTTCTTGGCACTTTTGGATAATATGCCTCCTCTTGAGAAAG ATGGCAAAGGTATTTCTACAGGAACTATTGTGGCAATTGTCCTTGTTCCCATCTTGTTGGTTGCTCTAGGATTTGCTATTTGGAAGAGGAGAAAATCGCATAAAGCATTTACAACTGCAA ATGGTTATTTCTCTGCTGCAATGAGATTAAAGAAGACTTATGATACTGAACCGCTAGATAACG CTGGGGATGATATTTCAACTTCAGGTTCACTTCAATTCGATTTTAAAGCTATCGAGGCTGCAACAAGTAATTTTCACAACATTAACAAGCTTGGTCATGGTGGATTTGGTGAAGTTTACAAG GGAACGTTTCCGAATGGAACAGAGATTGCTGTGAAGAGACTATCTAAAACTTCAGGACAAGGTGAAAGAGAATTCAAGAATGAGGTGCTTCTTGTAGCTAAACTCCAACATAGAAATCTTGTTAGGCTTCTTGGATTTTGTGTCCAAGGAGAGGAAAGGATATTAGTCTACGAGTTTTTGCCCAACAAGAGTCTTAACTACTTCCTCTTTGGTG ATTCAACAAAGAGGAGCCAATTAGATTGGACAAGACGATACAAGATCATTGGAGGGATCACTCGAGGAATTTTGTATCTTCATCAAGATTCACGGCTTACAATCATACACCGTGATCTCAAGGCCAGCAATATTTTATTAGATGCAGATATGAACCCAAAAATTGCGGATTTTGGTATGGCTAGGAATTTCAGAATGGATCAAACGGAAGATAACACAGGAAGAGTAGTTGGAACATT CGGTTACATGCCGCCGGAGTATGTTGCGAATGGGCAGTTCTCGACTAAGTCTGATGTGTATAGTTTTGGAGTATTGATTCTAGAGATTATTGGTGGAAAAAAGAATAGTAGCTTCCACGAGATAGATGGTTCAACAGGCAACTTGGTTACATAT GTATGGAGGCTTTGGAACAATGATTCATTGTTGGAATTCGTAGATCCGGTCATAGGAGTTAACTATGATAAGTATGAATTCATCAGATGCGTCCATATTGGGTTATTATGTGTTCAAGAAAATCCAACAGATCGTCCAAGCATGGTCACAATATTTCAGATGCTCACTAATACTTCAATTACACTGCCTGTGCCCCAACCTCCCGGGTTTTTCTTCAGAGTCAGATCAGAGAATATCCCATTAGCTGAGAGCTTTCAGCCAGGTCCGTCCACTAGCATGTCCATTGCATGTTCTGTAAATGATGCAACGATCACGTGTGTTAGTCCTCGTTGA